The Saccharopolyspora gloriosae genome window below encodes:
- a CDS encoding patatin-like phospholipase family protein, protein MDDGGRGLVLGGGGVTGIAWETGLLRGLAELGVDLSAAGLVVGTSAGSVVAAQITSGIGLDELFQDQLREASGEIAARMSPAALARFAAAAAWPGDRRRARAWLGRAALRAETVPESERRAVIEQRLPHHDWPRQRLCIPAVDAETGRVRVFENDGGVALVDAVAASCAVPLVWPPVTIDGRRYVDGGVRSVTNADLAAHCERVVVIAPTTAAGRRADRPAAQVAALGGAVRSVVVSPGPAAKQAMGRNPLDPARRRAAALAGRAQAPEVADQVRAAWT, encoded by the coding sequence ATGGACGATGGTGGACGAGGTCTTGTTCTCGGTGGTGGCGGGGTCACGGGCATCGCGTGGGAGACGGGTCTGCTGCGGGGGCTCGCCGAGCTCGGCGTGGACCTGTCCGCGGCCGGTCTCGTCGTCGGCACCTCGGCGGGTTCCGTCGTCGCGGCGCAGATCACCAGCGGTATCGGACTCGACGAACTCTTCCAGGACCAGCTGCGCGAGGCCTCCGGCGAGATCGCGGCCCGGATGAGTCCGGCGGCGCTGGCGCGCTTCGCGGCCGCCGCCGCGTGGCCCGGTGATCGCCGGCGCGCTCGGGCCTGGCTCGGGCGAGCGGCGCTGCGCGCCGAGACCGTGCCCGAATCCGAACGCCGAGCCGTCATCGAGCAGCGGCTGCCGCACCACGACTGGCCGCGGCAGCGGTTGTGCATCCCGGCCGTCGACGCGGAAACGGGACGCGTCCGGGTCTTCGAGAACGACGGCGGCGTGGCACTGGTCGACGCCGTCGCCGCCAGCTGCGCGGTGCCGCTGGTGTGGCCGCCGGTGACCATCGACGGGCGCCGCTACGTCGACGGCGGGGTGCGCTCGGTGACCAACGCGGATCTCGCGGCGCACTGCGAGCGGGTCGTGGTCATCGCCCCCACCACAGCGGCCGGGCGCCGCGCGGATCGGCCCGCGGCGCAGGTGGCGGCGCTCGGTGGCGCGGTGCGGTCGGTGGTCGTGAGCCCCGGCCCGGCGGCGAAGCAGGCCATGGGCCGCAACCCCCTCGACCCCGCACGGCGACGGGCCGCCGCGCTCGCCGGGCGAGCTCAGGCTCCCGAGGTCGCCGACCAGGTGCGCGCCGCGTGGACGTGA
- a CDS encoding GOLPH3/VPS74 family protein — translation MNLPLPHEMYLLCYDVEKGRIESSSALVRGQLVRAAAVADLALAGWFRDEAGKAARTSTETPDDPFLAEVLDHVSPDRPRRWFTVVDHSWHTAEATMRDLLAATGVITADRRRALGLFPVHDIALPDPERVRLLQGRVRDAVLGGHDPAGIAIEDAVLATFALQGDVRTAFSPKERRAHRDVVRSLADRVDSDLPGLRKALDYSIAARRAGATS, via the coding sequence ATGAACCTGCCGCTGCCGCACGAGATGTACCTGCTCTGCTACGACGTGGAGAAGGGCCGGATCGAATCCAGCAGCGCCCTGGTGCGCGGTCAGCTCGTGCGCGCCGCCGCTGTGGCCGACCTGGCCCTCGCCGGATGGTTCCGGGACGAGGCGGGCAAAGCCGCCCGTACCAGCACCGAAACCCCGGATGATCCGTTCCTCGCGGAGGTCCTGGACCACGTGTCCCCGGATCGGCCGCGCCGGTGGTTCACCGTCGTGGACCACAGCTGGCACACGGCGGAAGCGACCATGCGAGACCTGCTCGCCGCCACCGGCGTCATCACTGCCGACCGCCGCCGGGCGCTGGGCCTGTTCCCGGTCCACGACATCGCCCTGCCCGACCCCGAGCGGGTCCGCCTCCTGCAAGGGCGGGTGCGCGACGCGGTGCTGGGCGGCCACGACCCGGCCGGGATCGCGATCGAGGACGCGGTGCTCGCCACGTTCGCCCTGCAAGGAGACGTGCGCACCGCGTTCAGTCCGAAGGAGCGCCGCGCGCACCGCGACGTGGTCCGGTCCCTGGCCGATCGCGTCGACTCCGACCTCCCCGGCCTGCGCAAGGCGCTTGACTACTCCATCGCGGCCCGCCGCGCGGGCGCGACGAGCTGA
- a CDS encoding Rossmann-like domain-containing protein, which produces MRPVPATTDQSYSDSLIESALAGAFCGADGGTPQQTTAAVAFLTVQAARHTGRGTGYVNTVLSVRVGPAVGSCAVEPGALDEDAVRDTVGRSVAELLAHPLRPVRVAALDAYLAATTPHGAHPLARQVRVPAGDSLAKSMARARAVAAITRAPEGGRVAVIGVVNSLLAALRERGLTCVPCDLKGGRTEWDEPILTDHAAAIEGADAVLASGMVLGNGTFDEIAAACAARDLPLTLFAQTGAAVLRELLGGPVQALSAEPYPFFWLSGEETTIHTYEAPR; this is translated from the coding sequence GTGCGTCCTGTTCCTGCCACCACTGATCAGTCCTATTCGGACTCGTTGATCGAGTCCGCTCTGGCCGGCGCGTTCTGCGGCGCCGACGGGGGAACACCGCAGCAGACCACGGCCGCGGTGGCGTTCCTGACCGTGCAGGCCGCCCGGCACACCGGTCGCGGCACCGGCTACGTCAACACCGTGCTCAGCGTGCGGGTCGGCCCGGCCGTCGGTTCCTGCGCCGTGGAACCCGGCGCGCTCGACGAGGACGCGGTGCGCGACACCGTCGGGCGCAGCGTCGCCGAACTGCTGGCGCACCCGCTGCGCCCGGTCCGGGTGGCCGCGCTGGACGCCTACCTCGCCGCGACCACTCCGCACGGCGCGCACCCGCTGGCCCGCCAGGTACGGGTCCCGGCGGGGGATTCGCTGGCGAAGTCGATGGCGCGGGCCCGCGCGGTGGCCGCGATCACCCGGGCCCCCGAGGGCGGCCGGGTGGCGGTGATCGGCGTGGTGAACTCGCTGCTCGCCGCGTTGCGGGAGCGCGGGCTGACCTGCGTTCCGTGCGACCTCAAGGGTGGCCGGACCGAGTGGGACGAGCCGATCCTGACCGACCACGCGGCCGCGATCGAGGGCGCCGACGCGGTGCTGGCCTCGGGAATGGTGCTCGGCAACGGCACGTTCGACGAGATCGCCGCGGCCTGCGCGGCGCGCGACCTGCCGCTGACCCTGTTCGCCCAGACCGGGGCCGCGGTGCTGCGGGAACTGCTCGGCGGCCCGGTGCAGGCGCTATCGGCGGAGCCGTACCCGTTCTTCTGGCTCTCCGGCGAGGAGACCACGATCCACACCTACGAGGCGCCGCGATGA
- the asnB gene encoding asparagine synthase (glutamine-hydrolyzing), whose amino-acid sequence MCGITGWVSYARDLGTRDGVLRDMTETMACRGPDAAGTWIAPHAALGHRRLAVIDLPGGAQPMKVDTPDGAVAMVYSGEAYNFTELRDELRRRGHRFDTDSDTEVVLRGYLEWGERLADELNGMYAFAIWDERTEKLVMIRDRMGIKPFYYYETDDGVLFGSEPKAILANPAVEPVIGLDGMREIFSFAKTPGFAAWEGMRELKPGHLAIVDRNGLRERCYWQLEVGEHTDDRATTVGRVRELLDDIIARQLVADVPRCTLLSGGLDSSAMTAIAALQLAEQGENVRSFAVDFPNQAENFRAIDVAPTQDTPFVKAVAEHVKSDHENIVLDGAALSDPAVRGAAVGARDLPIGLGDRDNSLYLLFKAIREQSTVALSGESADEIFGGYPWFHDERQRTADTFPWLVDSPLNPGGLLDDGLTRQLDLGAYIGDNYSAALNAAPLKDGETGLEKRMRQVSYMHLTRMVQTLLDRKDRMSMAVGLEVRVPFCDHRLVQYVFNTPWSLKTYDGREKSLLRGATRDTLPDEVADRKKSGYPGSFDPNYLAAIQSQAAELISSNHRVLDFYDKGQLRAATEADGKTIANEQRNAIERVLDIATWLDQRNPTIKLA is encoded by the coding sequence ATGTGTGGCATCACCGGTTGGGTCTCCTACGCACGTGATCTCGGCACGCGGGACGGCGTGCTGCGGGACATGACGGAGACGATGGCCTGCCGCGGACCGGACGCCGCCGGTACGTGGATCGCTCCGCACGCCGCGCTGGGGCACCGGCGGCTCGCCGTCATCGACCTTCCCGGCGGCGCCCAGCCGATGAAGGTCGACACCCCGGACGGCGCGGTCGCGATGGTGTACTCGGGGGAGGCGTACAACTTCACCGAACTGCGCGACGAACTGCGCAGGCGCGGGCACCGGTTCGACACCGACTCCGACACCGAGGTCGTGCTGCGCGGCTACCTGGAATGGGGCGAGCGCCTCGCCGACGAGCTCAACGGCATGTACGCCTTCGCGATCTGGGACGAGCGCACCGAGAAGCTCGTCATGATCCGCGACCGCATGGGCATCAAGCCCTTCTACTACTACGAGACCGACGACGGCGTGCTGTTCGGCTCCGAGCCGAAGGCGATCCTGGCGAACCCGGCCGTCGAGCCCGTGATCGGCCTCGACGGGATGCGCGAGATCTTCTCGTTCGCCAAGACGCCCGGTTTCGCCGCGTGGGAGGGGATGCGGGAGCTCAAGCCCGGTCACCTGGCGATCGTGGACCGCAACGGGCTGCGCGAACGCTGCTACTGGCAGCTGGAGGTCGGCGAGCACACCGATGATCGCGCGACCACCGTCGGGCGCGTCCGCGAACTGCTCGACGACATCATCGCCCGCCAGCTGGTCGCCGACGTGCCGCGCTGCACGCTGCTGTCCGGCGGGCTCGACTCCTCGGCCATGACCGCCATCGCGGCGCTGCAACTGGCCGAGCAGGGCGAGAACGTGCGCAGCTTCGCCGTGGACTTCCCCAACCAGGCGGAGAACTTCCGGGCCATCGACGTGGCCCCCACCCAGGACACTCCGTTCGTGAAGGCCGTCGCGGAGCACGTCAAGAGCGACCACGAGAACATCGTGCTCGACGGTGCCGCGTTGTCCGACCCGGCGGTGCGCGGTGCGGCCGTCGGCGCGCGGGACCTCCCGATCGGCCTCGGCGACCGGGACAACTCGCTGTACCTGCTGTTCAAGGCCATCCGCGAGCAGTCCACGGTGGCGCTCTCCGGCGAGTCCGCCGACGAGATCTTCGGCGGCTACCCGTGGTTCCACGACGAGCGGCAGCGCACGGCCGACACGTTCCCGTGGCTCGTCGACTCCCCGCTGAACCCCGGCGGGCTGCTCGACGACGGGCTGACCCGGCAGCTCGACCTGGGCGCCTACATCGGTGACAACTACTCGGCCGCGTTGAACGCGGCTCCCCTCAAGGACGGGGAGACCGGGCTGGAGAAGCGGATGCGCCAGGTCAGCTACATGCACCTGACCCGCATGGTGCAGACGCTCCTGGACCGCAAGGACCGGATGAGCATGGCCGTCGGGTTGGAGGTCCGGGTGCCGTTCTGCGATCACCGGCTGGTGCAGTACGTGTTCAACACGCCGTGGTCGCTCAAGACCTACGACGGCAGGGAGAAGAGCCTCCTGCGCGGCGCCACCCGCGACACCTTGCCCGACGAGGTGGCGGACCGGAAGAAGAGCGGCTACCCGGGCAGCTTCGACCCGAACTACCTCGCGGCCATCCAGTCCCAGGCCGCCGAGCTGATCTCGTCGAACCACCGGGTGCTCGACTTCTACGACAAGGGCCAGCTCAGGGCCGCCACCGAGGCCGACGGGAAGACGATCGCCAACGAGCAGCGCAACGCCATCGAGCGGGTGCTCGACATCGCCACCTGGCTCGACCAGCGCAACCCGACGATCAAGCTCGCCTGA
- a CDS encoding selenium-binding protein SBP56-related protein, with protein sequence MTDPTFYRSPADAIAAPREEVAYVAAFDRSASRPDAMAVLDVNPSSPEYGRVVGWTEMPGTGDELHHFGWNACSSALQHEGHDMAGLARRYLIVPGLRSSRLHVLDTVPDPRAPRLVKTITAAELSAKAGYSRPHTLHCGPDGVFLTCLGGRDGADGPGGIALLDHDSFDVLRAWETDRGPQRLAYDAWWHLNRNTLISSEWGAPSLIEDGLVPERLLAHEYGHALHFWDLAAGAHRQRVDLGEQHQMVLELRPSHDPEATWGFAGVVVSTEDLSASVWRWHLDGEKWRADKVITVPAAPADPDALPPALRPFGAVPPLITDIDLSVDDRFLYVSCWGTGELKQFDVTDPASPRETGSVRLGGITAHHEHPAAPGEPLSGGPQMVEVSRDGRRVYVTNSLYGAWDDQFYPDGVGAWMAKLDADPAGGLAVDTGFFPHGADFRGLRTHQVRLQGGDASSDSYCYR encoded by the coding sequence ATGACCGATCCGACGTTCTACCGCAGCCCCGCCGACGCGATCGCGGCGCCGCGCGAGGAAGTGGCCTACGTGGCGGCTTTCGACCGTTCCGCGAGCCGCCCGGACGCGATGGCGGTGCTCGACGTGAACCCGTCCTCGCCCGAGTACGGCCGGGTCGTGGGCTGGACCGAGATGCCCGGCACCGGTGACGAGTTGCACCACTTCGGGTGGAACGCGTGCAGCAGCGCGCTCCAGCACGAGGGCCACGACATGGCGGGGCTGGCGCGCCGCTACCTGATCGTGCCGGGCCTGCGCTCCTCGCGGTTGCACGTGCTCGACACCGTCCCGGACCCGAGGGCGCCGCGCCTGGTCAAGACGATCACGGCGGCGGAGCTCTCCGCGAAGGCCGGGTACTCCCGCCCGCACACGCTGCACTGCGGTCCGGACGGCGTGTTCCTCACCTGCCTCGGCGGCCGGGACGGCGCCGACGGGCCGGGCGGCATCGCGCTGCTGGACCACGACTCGTTCGACGTGCTGCGCGCGTGGGAGACCGATCGGGGCCCGCAGCGCCTCGCCTACGACGCCTGGTGGCACCTCAACCGCAACACCCTGATCAGCAGCGAGTGGGGAGCGCCGTCGCTCATCGAGGACGGTCTGGTGCCGGAGCGGCTGCTGGCCCACGAGTACGGCCACGCCCTGCACTTCTGGGACCTCGCGGCCGGCGCGCACCGGCAGCGCGTGGACCTGGGCGAGCAGCACCAGATGGTGCTGGAGCTGCGCCCGTCGCACGACCCGGAAGCGACCTGGGGCTTCGCCGGAGTGGTGGTCTCCACCGAGGACCTGTCGGCGTCGGTGTGGCGCTGGCACCTCGACGGCGAGAAGTGGCGGGCGGACAAGGTGATCACGGTGCCCGCCGCGCCCGCCGACCCGGACGCGCTGCCCCCGGCGTTGCGCCCGTTCGGCGCGGTACCACCGCTGATCACCGACATCGACCTGTCCGTCGACGACCGGTTCCTGTACGTGTCCTGCTGGGGGACCGGCGAGCTCAAGCAGTTCGACGTCACCGATCCCGCGTCCCCGCGCGAAACCGGTTCCGTCCGGCTCGGTGGCATCACCGCCCACCACGAGCACCCGGCCGCGCCCGGCGAACCGCTCTCCGGCGGACCGCAGATGGTGGAGGTCAGCCGCGACGGCCGCCGGGTGTACGTGACGAACTCCCTCTACGGCGCCTGGGACGACCAGTTCTACCCGGACGGCGTGGGCGCCTGGATGGCCAAGCTCGACGCCGACCCGGCGGGCGGGCTCGCCGTCGACACGGGTTTCTTCCCGCACGGCGCGGATTTCCGCGGTCTCCGCACCCACCAGGTCCGCCTCCAAGGCGGCGACGCCTCGTCGGACTCCTACTGCTACCGGTGA
- a CDS encoding class I SAM-dependent methyltransferase, with protein MRAQEQPGLPRVTAQPDPAPDTARWGGLRAALVHHDPQVSDVAFARLARELLDPAAAGPADLVGPVEVLTGSPHPNRARVALLLGVLLGDDESSSYLPGQIKGVLGDRLDASMRLLERADTEPCLRTALLHLLMHLPEQRDRISPVLPADLDEHDAARLRRCLTVPDFTDPSCAAGIGRAWPSPAHWGSLAPITGPVRAGAELAELWDAETAALRAYQGARAEHEIHHAFGWPELPEPPEPVTPASGAYRRLLEQESTAGQRIELLRAESGAVPGGNWDRSVTAWDEDAYLRRNLRPAPGPVLDVACGTGRWTRVLAEQVGPDRVLGLDSAAPLLEVARAAVPGVLFTEGDARALPFPDAFLGAVNCSDALHLLPEPQRVIAEVARCLHPAGTFTATTYRPGTRAFQRYFQRCHERVFGLRSFEPETIAEAFGSVGLDVVDSSGPGSFLYLTARRRAVGRGGMGAVAV; from the coding sequence ATGCGTGCTCAAGAGCAACCGGGCCTCCCGCGGGTCACAGCCCAGCCGGACCCGGCGCCGGATACGGCGAGGTGGGGAGGACTGCGCGCCGCGCTCGTGCACCACGACCCGCAGGTGTCCGACGTCGCCTTCGCCCGGCTCGCCCGCGAGCTGCTCGACCCGGCGGCGGCCGGCCCGGCCGACCTGGTCGGCCCGGTCGAGGTCCTCACCGGCTCCCCGCACCCCAACCGGGCGCGGGTGGCGCTGCTGCTGGGCGTGCTGCTCGGCGACGACGAGAGCAGTTCGTACCTGCCGGGACAGATCAAGGGCGTGCTCGGCGACCGGCTCGACGCGTCGATGCGGCTGCTGGAGCGGGCCGACACCGAGCCGTGCCTGCGCACCGCGCTGCTGCACCTGCTGATGCACCTGCCGGAGCAGCGCGACCGGATCTCGCCGGTGCTGCCGGCGGATCTGGACGAGCACGACGCCGCCCGGCTCCGCCGCTGCTTGACCGTCCCCGACTTCACCGATCCGAGCTGTGCGGCGGGAATCGGCCGGGCCTGGCCGTCCCCGGCGCACTGGGGGAGCCTCGCGCCGATCACCGGTCCGGTCCGAGCCGGTGCGGAGCTCGCCGAGCTGTGGGACGCCGAGACCGCCGCGCTGCGCGCCTACCAGGGCGCGCGCGCCGAGCACGAGATCCACCACGCGTTCGGCTGGCCGGAGCTGCCGGAACCGCCGGAACCCGTCACGCCCGCGTCCGGCGCCTACCGGCGGCTGCTGGAGCAGGAGTCGACGGCGGGCCAGCGCATCGAATTGCTGCGCGCGGAGTCGGGCGCGGTACCGGGCGGGAACTGGGACCGGTCGGTCACGGCGTGGGACGAGGACGCCTACCTGCGGCGGAACCTGCGCCCGGCGCCGGGGCCGGTGCTGGACGTGGCCTGCGGCACCGGGCGCTGGACGCGGGTGCTGGCCGAGCAGGTCGGCCCGGACCGGGTGCTCGGCCTGGACTCGGCGGCGCCGTTGCTGGAGGTGGCGCGCGCGGCGGTCCCGGGCGTGCTGTTCACCGAGGGCGACGCGCGGGCGCTGCCGTTCCCGGACGCCTTCCTCGGCGCGGTGAACTGCTCCGACGCGCTGCACCTGCTGCCCGAGCCGCAGCGGGTGATCGCGGAAGTGGCGCGCTGCCTGCATCCGGCGGGCACCTTCACGGCGACCACCTACCGGCCGGGGACGCGCGCGTTCCAGCGCTACTTCCAGCGCTGCCACGAGCGGGTGTTCGGGCTGCGGTCGTTCGAACCGGAGACGATCGCCGAGGCGTTCGGGTCGGTCGGATTGGACGTGGTGGATTCCAGCGGGCCCGGCTCCTTCCTGTACCTCACCGCCCGCCGCCGGGCCGTCGGACGCGGCGGAATGGGGGCGGTGGCGGTCTGA
- a CDS encoding PLP-dependent cysteine synthase family protein, translating to MTGRAPARSESPLDLIGNTPLLRVTTPIAFEHPGFWAKLEGVAPGGMKARAAHAMLAGARERGELRPGGTVVESTSGTLGIGLACVGVAWGHPVVVVADDELDDMTRALLTAYGVRVELVRSPHPVGGWQRARLERVRELMATLPDPYWPDQYNNPDNVTGYHGLGRELLDQLDDVEVVVCSVGTGGHSAGIAQVLREHRPEARLVGVDAAGSTVFGDPAVKRLMRGLGSSIHPGNVDYAAFDEVHWVGAAEAVAGCRRLAAGSFATGGWSTGAVALVASWCARELGSDRVAAVFPDGPHRYWRTIYDADFHAAQNLPDPVTEPSETDGIPSEVDSKTSWRRSRKVVDPCAHRTAGSAGCPVCEVRE from the coding sequence ATGACCGGTCGGGCACCGGCCCGGTCCGAGTCGCCGCTGGACCTGATAGGCAACACCCCGCTGCTGCGCGTCACCACCCCGATCGCCTTCGAGCACCCGGGTTTCTGGGCGAAGCTGGAGGGCGTGGCGCCGGGCGGGATGAAGGCCAGGGCGGCGCACGCGATGCTGGCGGGCGCGCGCGAGCGCGGCGAGCTGCGCCCCGGCGGCACGGTAGTCGAATCCACCAGCGGCACCTTGGGGATCGGCCTGGCGTGCGTCGGGGTGGCGTGGGGGCATCCGGTGGTCGTCGTCGCCGACGACGAGCTCGACGACATGACCCGCGCCCTGCTCACCGCCTACGGCGTGCGGGTGGAGCTGGTGCGGTCGCCGCACCCGGTGGGCGGTTGGCAGCGCGCCCGGCTGGAGCGGGTGCGGGAGCTGATGGCGACGCTGCCCGACCCGTACTGGCCGGACCAGTACAACAACCCGGACAACGTCACCGGGTACCACGGGCTGGGCCGCGAACTGCTCGACCAGCTCGACGACGTCGAGGTCGTGGTGTGCAGCGTCGGCACCGGCGGTCACAGCGCCGGGATCGCGCAGGTGCTGCGCGAGCACCGTCCGGAGGCCCGCCTGGTCGGGGTCGACGCGGCGGGCTCCACGGTGTTCGGCGATCCGGCGGTGAAGCGCCTGATGCGCGGTCTGGGCAGCAGCATCCACCCGGGCAACGTGGACTACGCGGCGTTCGACGAAGTGCACTGGGTCGGGGCGGCGGAGGCCGTCGCGGGCTGCCGGCGGCTGGCTGCGGGGTCGTTCGCCACCGGTGGGTGGAGCACCGGCGCGGTGGCGCTGGTCGCGTCCTGGTGCGCGCGCGAACTGGGCTCAGACCGAGTCGCCGCCGTGTTCCCCGACGGGCCGCACCGGTACTGGCGGACGATCTACGACGCGGACTTCCACGCCGCCCAGAACCTGCCCGATCCGGTCACCGAACCATCCGAAACGGACGGAATTCCGTCCGAAGTGGACAGCAAGACGAGTTGGAGGAGGTCGCGCAAGGTGGTCGATCCCTGCGCCCATCGCACCGCCGGTTCGGCGGGCTGCCCGGTCTGCGAGGTGCGGGAATGA
- a CDS encoding MFS transporter codes for MNRAAFARLSPAAKLLVINQFGINVGFYMLMPFLAAYMSGNLGYGAAVVGLVLGVRNLSQQGMFLLGGTAADRLGCRPMIIAGCALRVVSFGLFAVFTSLPGLFAAAILTGLAGALFNPAVRTYLMHEAGERRAEVFAVFNVFQHAGTLVGPLLGAALLAVDFRVIALVACVAFAVLTAAQLLVLPHREVEPQQQSVLGSWREVVLNRRFLGFTLSLSAYFALYNQLYLTLPLEAQRVSGAAWSIAVVFGVSTAIGVFGQVRITEWCRRRWSSGRSIVLGLCCMGGSFVPLMLAAPVLPERLPVAGALGTALAFVPVVIAIVLFTVGQAMTNPFAMELLPEIGSERLAGTYYGFYYLVSSLVAAGVSWLAGALLDAFAEPGVRWLPWLALLLVGLAGAGGTALMERRGALGRARQEQPTTA; via the coding sequence ATGAACCGCGCCGCGTTCGCCAGGCTGTCCCCGGCCGCGAAGCTGCTGGTGATCAACCAGTTCGGCATCAACGTCGGCTTCTACATGCTGATGCCGTTCCTGGCCGCGTACATGAGCGGGAACCTCGGCTACGGCGCCGCCGTGGTCGGCCTGGTGCTCGGTGTCCGGAACCTGAGCCAGCAGGGCATGTTCCTGCTCGGCGGGACCGCCGCGGACCGGCTCGGCTGCCGCCCGATGATCATCGCGGGCTGCGCGTTGCGGGTGGTGTCGTTCGGCTTGTTCGCCGTGTTCACCTCGCTGCCGGGCCTGTTCGCCGCGGCGATCCTCACCGGGCTGGCCGGTGCGCTGTTCAACCCGGCGGTGCGCACCTACCTGATGCACGAGGCGGGGGAGCGGCGAGCCGAGGTGTTCGCCGTGTTCAACGTCTTCCAGCACGCGGGCACGCTGGTCGGGCCGCTGCTCGGCGCGGCCCTGCTGGCGGTGGACTTCCGCGTCATCGCGCTGGTGGCGTGCGTGGCGTTCGCGGTGCTCACCGCCGCGCAGCTGCTGGTGCTGCCGCACCGGGAGGTCGAGCCGCAGCAGCAGAGCGTGCTGGGCAGCTGGCGGGAAGTGGTGCTCAACCGCCGCTTCCTCGGCTTCACGCTGTCGTTGTCGGCGTACTTCGCGCTCTACAACCAGCTCTACCTGACGTTGCCGCTGGAGGCGCAGCGCGTGTCCGGCGCGGCGTGGTCGATCGCGGTGGTGTTCGGGGTGTCCACCGCGATCGGCGTGTTCGGCCAGGTCCGCATCACCGAGTGGTGCCGCCGGCGGTGGAGCTCCGGGCGGTCGATCGTGCTGGGCCTGTGCTGCATGGGCGGTTCGTTCGTGCCGCTGATGCTGGCGGCCCCGGTGCTGCCGGAGCGCCTCCCGGTGGCGGGCGCGCTCGGCACGGCGCTGGCGTTCGTGCCCGTGGTGATCGCGATCGTGCTGTTCACCGTCGGGCAGGCCATGACGAACCCGTTCGCGATGGAGCTGTTGCCCGAGATCGGCAGCGAACGGCTCGCGGGCACCTACTACGGCTTCTACTACCTGGTCTCCAGCCTGGTGGCGGCCGGGGTGAGCTGGCTGGCGGGTGCCCTGCTGGACGCGTTCGCCGAGCCGGGCGTGCGGTGGTTGCCGTGGCTGGCGCTGCTGCTGGTCGGCTTGGCGGGAGCCGGGGGCACCGCGCTCATGGAACGGCGCGGAGCGCTCGGCCGGGCGCGCCAGGAGCAGCCCACGACCGCGTGA